From the bacterium genome, one window contains:
- a CDS encoding 6-phosphofructokinase → MKNVAIVVSGGPAPGINSAISSCVIAAENRGYKCFGLEGGFRGFAENPALALKQLRTEELSRIYRQGGSLLGTSRFNPLQTKERRDSFLQSITQAGINALIVIGGDGSATVAYQLCQVAPELQIIHLPKTIDNDLFLPHNYPSFGFESARQVGTEIVETLMTDAKTVGRWFIASTMGRNAGFLALAIGLASRVTLTLIPEEFNNRTYQLAEVAELIVLSMKQRLAEGKKYGVALIAEGIIDRLDANSSSLLKNCPRDEIGRIKYSECEIVDLLKPELQAQIKAQKLDLNFNTKNIGYELRCHAPNAFDVEYTTFLGHGAIQALAQGQSAVTVVKDFDKLGVIPLQQMIDDQGKCRSRIVDLKSDDYQVARHFMIR, encoded by the coding sequence ATGAAAAACGTAGCTATTGTTGTTAGTGGCGGACCTGCTCCTGGAATCAATAGCGCAATAAGTTCATGCGTCATCGCTGCCGAAAACCGCGGATATAAGTGTTTTGGTCTAGAGGGCGGTTTCCGCGGTTTTGCTGAAAATCCAGCTCTTGCGCTGAAGCAACTTAGAACCGAAGAACTATCACGAATTTATCGACAGGGAGGGTCTCTCCTAGGGACTTCCCGGTTTAATCCACTCCAAACTAAGGAGCGTCGTGATAGTTTTTTACAATCAATCACCCAAGCCGGCATTAATGCCCTGATAGTGATTGGTGGTGATGGGTCGGCAACTGTAGCATATCAATTATGTCAAGTAGCTCCAGAGCTGCAAATTATCCATCTACCTAAGACAATCGATAACGATCTTTTTTTGCCGCATAATTATCCGAGCTTTGGATTTGAATCGGCACGGCAGGTAGGAACAGAAATTGTTGAAACGCTAATGACCGATGCAAAGACCGTTGGGCGTTGGTTTATCGCTTCGACAATGGGCAGAAATGCCGGATTTCTTGCTTTGGCGATTGGACTTGCTTCGCGGGTAACTCTGACTTTAATCCCCGAAGAATTTAATAATCGCACTTATCAATTAGCCGAAGTTGCCGAACTAATCGTCTTAAGCATGAAGCAACGTTTGGCTGAAGGAAAAAAATACGGTGTAGCTTTGATTGCTGAAGGCATCATCGACCGCCTTGATGCGAACTCCTCAAGCTTATTAAAAAACTGCCCACGTGATGAAATCGGTCGGATCAAATATTCTGAATGTGAAATCGTCGATTTACTTAAGCCAGAACTGCAAGCACAAATCAAAGCGCAAAAGCTAGATCTTAATTTTAATACGAAAAATATTGGCTACGAATTACGCTGTCACGCGCCGAACGCCTTTGATGTTGAATATACGACGTTTCTTGGCCATGGGGCGATTCAGGCCTTAGCCCAAGGTCAGAGCGCTGTCACTGTCGTGAAAGATTTTGACAAACTTGGCGTAATTCCACTGCAGCAGATGATTGACGATCAAGGCAAATGCCGGTCACGAATAGTCGATTTGAAATCTGACGACTATCAAGTGGCAAGACATTTTATGATTCGCTAA
- a CDS encoding serine/threonine-protein phosphatase, which translates to MLTDSSTLRELAGRPQAQSHIPAAVTDVGCEREINEDRYAVIDSPQGRAWIVCDGMGGVMGGELAAQLAIDAMRRVLETSDSATPAETIKSAIEEANRVIVLRRQNPAFSSMGTTVIAAMQMLDEIVIAHAGDSRAYVVRGQEIEQLTVDHTYVQDLVDKGAIKPEDALSHPQAHVLTRCLGSEPRLNLTLQQYYLWEAAQPDVLVLCSDGLYSLVSDKEISQVVTSRSPQDACVDLVELAKSRGGFDNITVVILPLEGQLREEASPNRPTIERKQHLLFEDELDLPPVPLWKRLLIITLLMCFGCAGTLLFMFLT; encoded by the coding sequence GTGCTCACTGATTCTTCGACATTGAGAGAACTTGCCGGAAGACCGCAAGCGCAGTCGCACATTCCGGCAGCTGTGACCGATGTTGGTTGCGAACGTGAAATTAACGAAGATCGTTATGCCGTGATCGATTCCCCTCAAGGACGGGCCTGGATTGTTTGTGATGGCATGGGCGGGGTCATGGGTGGTGAGCTAGCGGCACAGCTTGCAATTGATGCCATGCGTCGCGTGCTTGAAACATCTGACTCTGCAACTCCAGCAGAAACAATTAAATCTGCAATCGAAGAAGCTAATCGAGTAATTGTTTTGCGTCGTCAAAATCCAGCGTTTAGCTCCATGGGTACGACTGTCATCGCTGCCATGCAAATGCTGGATGAAATCGTAATTGCCCATGCTGGTGATTCACGTGCATACGTTGTGCGCGGTCAGGAAATCGAACAGCTCACAGTCGATCACACTTATGTGCAGGATTTAGTTGATAAGGGCGCAATCAAACCCGAAGACGCACTTTCTCATCCACAGGCACACGTCCTAACGCGTTGTCTTGGTTCTGAACCACGCTTGAACCTGACATTGCAGCAATATTATCTCTGGGAGGCAGCCCAGCCTGATGTCTTAGTGCTTTGTAGTGACGGGCTTTATAGCTTAGTTTCTGACAAGGAGATCTCTCAAGTTGTTACTTCGCGCAGCCCGCAAGATGCTTGCGTTGATTTAGTCGAACTTGCGAAAAGTCGTGGAGGTTTCGATAATATTACCGTGGTAATTCTTCCGCTTGAAGGTCAATTACGAGAAGAAGCAAGCCCAAATCGTCCAACAATTGAACGTAAGCAGCATTTACTTTTTGAAGACGAACTCGACCTTCCACCAGTTCCATTGTGGAAGCGTTTATTAATTATCACTCTCCTCATGTGTTTCGGTTGTGCTGGGACATTGTTGTTCATGTTCTTGACGTGA
- a CDS encoding FHA domain-containing protein: MSEEWPKDSNNPAAPAELAKDNNDPKTALASRARNRTVMLPPEVTGQVRSMLGQDPTGKKLDPLAEIMNAHQSASESARKLDLSRPASEAAAPLSSDSAGFISLASREGAAKPRPQVAPSQHVVQAAKAPEIPQERHAPAPVRAISKGPKTKLTGFLISFDKEELGEVIELRVGRWLLSSRMTDHNETILIEDESVSPLHAIIRATQDGKIQILDQLSEFGTGVTRAKSEQEEEVTGSMTTVTHGDKVRFGKRHFIVCTIPGVSA; this comes from the coding sequence ATGAGCGAAGAATGGCCAAAAGATTCAAATAATCCTGCAGCTCCAGCGGAGCTTGCCAAGGATAATAACGATCCGAAAACAGCGCTGGCATCACGTGCGCGGAATCGTACTGTAATGTTACCTCCCGAGGTGACCGGACAAGTCCGTTCAATGCTTGGCCAGGATCCAACTGGGAAAAAACTAGATCCTTTAGCTGAGATTATGAATGCGCATCAGTCAGCTAGTGAGTCCGCGCGTAAGCTAGATCTGTCACGACCTGCGAGCGAAGCTGCGGCACCACTTTCTAGTGATTCTGCAGGATTTATTTCGCTAGCATCTCGTGAAGGGGCAGCTAAACCACGGCCACAAGTGGCACCAAGCCAACATGTAGTACAAGCAGCTAAGGCACCAGAAATACCTCAAGAGCGTCACGCCCCAGCTCCAGTACGGGCAATTTCAAAAGGACCAAAGACCAAATTAACTGGCTTCTTGATTAGTTTTGACAAAGAAGAGCTTGGTGAAGTGATTGAACTTCGCGTTGGTCGCTGGTTATTGAGCTCGCGCATGACAGACCATAACGAGACGATTTTAATTGAAGATGAGAGCGTTTCTCCCTTGCATGCCATTATTCGTGCAACGCAAGACGGGAAAATTCAAATTCTCGATCAATTATCAGAATTCGGAACCGGTGTTACCCGTGCCAAGTCTGAACAGGAAGAGGAAGTCACAGGAAGTATGACCACTGTAACTCACGGAGACAAAGTGCGTTTCGGTAAAAGACATTTTATCGTCTGCACGATTCCCGGTGTGAGTGCCTAA
- a CDS encoding serine/threonine protein kinase produces the protein MQGMSEDQFLHLQPGTVVNGRYEIVKCLGTGSMGLVYACRHRELAGHLVAMKVLFSEVARDQVAVQRFRNEIVASYGVSHPNVVRAYEYFRDGDLVAFTMEYVGGGDLADRIVQDELLTVPEIVRMLSQMCSGVQAIHEAGIIHRDLKPENILLTAQGDIKITDFGIARTGSGPKLTEHGGVVGTIDYVSPEYLEKGQVDARSDIYALGVLGFEMITGEAPFKGKSVIETMTLRLKSDPPFPSEIRNDCPPELDQIIMRAMKRDPEERYQTAKQIYRDLQDLMGGGTRTYSRDRLEKQVKQVKQSSDASVQAKPSGYTANGSNAGNQSIPTEFSQIAVKDIPGSKDSKRGTSGSRKKFDPDDVEELESVLGNQSVVAGPRGFSERVPRVAVGHSHLSADRIRALSDGIYTEETSMFKTLLVWTMVLILGFVVTLVVLREIRPDLFGAAKSKVGIVVK, from the coding sequence GTGCAAGGAATGAGTGAGGACCAATTTCTTCACCTACAGCCAGGAACGGTCGTAAATGGCCGCTACGAGATTGTAAAATGTCTCGGCACTGGAAGTATGGGTTTGGTCTATGCCTGCAGGCATCGCGAGCTTGCTGGGCACCTTGTTGCCATGAAAGTGCTGTTTTCGGAAGTCGCACGTGATCAAGTCGCAGTACAACGTTTCCGCAATGAGATTGTAGCATCCTATGGCGTGAGTCACCCCAATGTGGTTCGTGCCTATGAGTATTTCCGTGATGGAGATTTGGTCGCATTTACCATGGAATACGTTGGCGGTGGAGATTTGGCAGACCGTATCGTGCAAGATGAATTACTCACTGTGCCTGAAATTGTGCGCATGCTTTCGCAAATGTGTTCAGGTGTGCAGGCAATTCATGAAGCAGGAATCATCCATCGAGATTTAAAACCCGAGAATATTTTGCTAACCGCTCAAGGTGATATTAAAATTACTGATTTTGGTATTGCGCGCACTGGTTCAGGTCCAAAGCTCACCGAGCATGGGGGCGTTGTTGGTACAATTGATTATGTTAGCCCTGAATACCTGGAGAAAGGACAAGTCGACGCACGTTCTGATATTTATGCACTTGGAGTGCTTGGTTTTGAAATGATTACTGGCGAGGCGCCTTTTAAGGGTAAAAGCGTGATCGAAACGATGACTTTGAGATTGAAGTCTGACCCGCCATTTCCTAGTGAAATCCGTAATGACTGCCCACCTGAATTAGATCAAATTATCATGCGTGCGATGAAGCGTGACCCGGAAGAGCGTTATCAAACAGCTAAGCAAATCTATCGTGATTTGCAAGATCTGATGGGCGGAGGAACGCGCACCTATTCTCGTGACAGACTCGAGAAACAAGTCAAACAAGTCAAGCAAAGCTCTGATGCAAGTGTTCAAGCAAAGCCTTCTGGATACACTGCCAACGGCAGTAATGCAGGGAATCAAAGTATTCCTACAGAATTTTCACAAATCGCTGTAAAAGACATTCCTGGGTCTAAGGATTCGAAACGTGGGACCTCAGGGTCGAGAAAGAAATTCGACCCTGATGATGTCGAAGAACTTGAAAGTGTTTTGGGTAATCAATCAGTGGTTGCAGGCCCGCGCGGATTCTCAGAACGCGTGCCGCGGGTTGCCGTTGGCCACTCACACTTGTCAGCAGATCGCATCCGTGCACTCTCTGATGGTATTTATACCGAAGAGACGAGTATGTTTAAAACGCTTTTGGTCTGGACGATGGTATTAATTTTGGGATTTGTTGTTACCTTGGTAGTCTTACGCGAGATTCGACCTGATTTATTTGGTGCTGCAAAGTCTAAAGTTGGAATCGTGGTAAAGTAG
- a CDS encoding AAA family ATPase, whose translation MRVLIVDNSAEGQQQVAKRIEVFNQSDVETLDLRVKLVLDRDVESQFREADVLILGANLGETAVQIARSALTQTPWLHIVMYVTNEAYSGGAFRTAHSAGVRKVLPESSDPLDLLQELVAIHAEFRREGRTREGRVVCVTHAKGGTGATSICAALAEVCSVYRRRTMLWDLDVETRDLCRSLTVNGLEAKVVSSWVNGSREISRESIVDALIPVSQDVSVLMPPDSMAESMDLVCHTDGMQICQRIIDLARVMQDVILIDTGGRIGPATGALMRMADEVLIVIDDTVLGLTALDLYLSYAKTLVAGSERLNFVVNGYSGALLAVPQIEAELEPVHHLGQRPWRLPPVPVDPKASLWPGSGRTLYSLGQKSTRAALEEVALELKLVSREDEIATQSRKSSKTWWEKFLPAGEQKDENQQ comes from the coding sequence ATGAGAGTTTTAATCGTTGATAATTCTGCTGAAGGTCAACAGCAAGTTGCAAAACGCATTGAAGTATTTAATCAAAGTGACGTTGAGACTTTGGATTTACGTGTCAAGCTCGTGCTCGACCGTGATGTCGAATCACAATTCCGTGAAGCAGACGTTTTAATTTTAGGCGCCAATCTGGGTGAGACTGCCGTACAAATTGCACGTTCGGCTCTTACGCAAACTCCCTGGCTGCACATCGTGATGTATGTCACGAACGAAGCCTATTCGGGCGGAGCTTTTCGCACAGCGCACTCTGCAGGTGTGAGGAAAGTGCTGCCTGAGTCATCAGACCCACTTGATCTCTTGCAAGAGCTTGTCGCAATTCATGCCGAGTTTCGCCGTGAAGGACGCACACGTGAGGGGCGCGTTGTTTGCGTGACGCATGCAAAAGGTGGCACTGGAGCCACCAGCATTTGCGCCGCTTTAGCTGAAGTTTGTAGTGTTTATCGCCGCCGCACTATGCTTTGGGATCTGGACGTAGAGACTAGAGACTTGTGCCGATCGTTGACGGTGAATGGCTTAGAAGCAAAAGTTGTGAGCTCCTGGGTAAATGGTTCGCGTGAAATTTCGCGTGAAAGTATTGTCGATGCGCTCATTCCCGTCAGTCAGGACGTCTCTGTTCTGATGCCTCCGGACAGTATGGCTGAATCCATGGATTTAGTTTGTCACACTGATGGCATGCAAATTTGCCAGCGCATTATTGATCTAGCCCGCGTGATGCAGGATGTGATTTTAATTGATACAGGCGGAAGAATTGGTCCTGCAACTGGTGCGCTGATGCGCATGGCCGACGAAGTCTTGATTGTGATTGATGATACGGTGCTTGGATTAACTGCGCTTGACTTGTACTTAAGCTATGCAAAAACTCTTGTTGCTGGTTCGGAAAGACTGAACTTTGTCGTTAACGGATATAGCGGAGCACTTTTAGCTGTGCCACAGATTGAGGCAGAATTAGAGCCAGTGCATCACTTAGGGCAACGTCCCTGGAGATTGCCTCCGGTGCCAGTAGACCCTAAAGCTTCACTTTGGCCGGGAAGTGGGAGAACACTTTATAGCTTAGGACAAAAATCAACCCGCGCAGCGCTTGAGGAAGTTGCTTTAGAATTAAAGCTTGTTTCAAGAGAAGATGAAATTGCTACTCAATCGCGTAAATCCTCAAAAACTTGGTGGGAAAAATTCCTTCCAGCAGGCGAACAAAAGGATGAAAATCAGCAATAA
- a CDS encoding Flp family type IVb pilin, giving the protein MTTENKDLQIQNKSEKGATMLEYALLAALIAVVCIVAITFLGQQASTSFSRVGSSLSGANG; this is encoded by the coding sequence ATGACAACAGAAAATAAAGATTTGCAAATTCAAAATAAAAGCGAAAAAGGCGCAACAATGCTAGAGTACGCTCTACTAGCTGCTCTAATTGCTGTAGTTTGTATCGTAGCAATTACTTTCTTAGGCCAGCAGGCTTCAACATCTTTTAGCCGAGTAGGTAGTTCACTTAGCGGAGCAAACGGCTAA
- the cpaB gene encoding Flp pilus assembly protein CpaB: protein MATRFGAPSPAKAYATKVRWIIGSLSATILILVAVILIIANQTADTPPDANPSTTISDPGVANASTQAQPAVEVLVANQRIEIGSPLMPHMFISQAVPLDRQPAGAIPAAQKDALVGKYAKNLINANLPLLQDDISDQKPLTSVIDAIPPGFRAVTIQVDARSAVEGWAQPNSRVDVLWTYKDKDGEQRVATIVHFSKVLSVGGATANDPNAQKGGASTVTLLVSETDAKKIELARNLGSLSLSLVGGSETGKVTSDPDPIDITQIVPRGPEVAAEEPDADGVMYATDPATGKQIKFILQGKQWKRDPNF from the coding sequence ATGGCAACTCGTTTTGGTGCACCAAGTCCTGCGAAGGCATATGCGACAAAGGTCCGTTGGATTATTGGCAGCCTGTCAGCGACAATATTGATTCTTGTTGCGGTGATATTAATCATCGCCAATCAAACTGCGGATACGCCCCCTGATGCAAATCCGAGTACAACGATTTCAGATCCTGGCGTTGCTAACGCCAGCACTCAGGCGCAACCAGCTGTTGAAGTCCTAGTTGCAAATCAACGTATTGAAATTGGCTCACCCTTGATGCCGCACATGTTCATCTCACAGGCTGTGCCACTTGACCGCCAGCCAGCAGGGGCAATTCCTGCAGCACAAAAAGATGCGCTGGTGGGGAAGTATGCCAAGAACTTGATCAATGCAAATTTACCACTCTTGCAAGACGACATCTCTGATCAAAAGCCCTTAACTTCCGTAATTGATGCGATTCCACCGGGATTTCGTGCTGTAACAATTCAAGTCGATGCGCGTTCAGCTGTTGAAGGTTGGGCACAACCAAATTCACGTGTGGACGTGCTCTGGACCTACAAAGACAAAGACGGCGAACAGCGCGTTGCTACAATCGTCCACTTTTCGAAAGTATTGTCCGTTGGTGGTGCAACGGCAAACGATCCAAATGCTCAAAAAGGCGGCGCTTCTACAGTGACACTATTAGTATCTGAAACAGATGCTAAAAAAATTGAACTGGCGCGTAATCTCGGTTCATTGAGTCTATCTCTTGTGGGCGGGAGTGAAACTGGCAAGGTTACCTCTGATCCGGATCCAATCGACATTACCCAGATTGTGCCACGTGGCCCAGAAGTTGCGGCTGAAGAACCAGATGCAGATGGCGTGATGTATGCAACTGACCCAGCCACAGGTAAGCAAATCAAGTTTATTCTCCAAGGCAAACAGTGGAAACGTGATCCGAATTTTTAA
- a CDS encoding CpaF family protein, whose amino-acid sequence MSKQNDRDALIDLFSTRARSSGTEQPQQETQKPNSPATEVRRVRVGSTHRGGTLKASLSPVASSILREARREISADDTVVENQEIGEDTIARAVDKVCSQRGHVIDDLVRAEIIVHLKRDLLGWGVLQSLIDNPEITDIHCYNYQTVVVQRGKACETTGLHWPSHESYCSFIDRVLLRLGKSVSTQQHTVDASFPDGKRICVVHESVCSTGGPILTMRVPRVPETTLESLVAYQVAPPLIVNYLAALVRACEFTFMFAGETGTGKTTIMRCLGTQFKPDESVIGVEDTPELNFRHPYYRGLVSRTANTEGVGEVSLSEHIKTTLRLCPSRVLLGEMRTPEAAEAFLEAAQTGHCGMSTVHARNARETLTRLESLLGRAQRGVSMDIIRQQIALAVDVVCWMTREKSSGRVRLAEVIEVGHFVEGSIQVRPMFKLVEEGENPKWQVQSWASNYDHVLERNGIFLGDAPEFLSFSQAHGGFNEVAATR is encoded by the coding sequence ATGAGCAAGCAAAATGACAGGGACGCGTTAATCGATCTGTTTTCAACTCGTGCCCGTTCAAGCGGAACTGAGCAACCACAGCAAGAAACGCAAAAACCAAATTCTCCAGCTACTGAAGTGCGTCGTGTGCGTGTCGGTAGTACGCATCGTGGGGGGACACTTAAAGCCTCACTCTCCCCAGTGGCAAGCTCGATTCTACGCGAAGCACGAAGAGAAATCTCTGCGGATGATACTGTCGTTGAAAATCAAGAAATCGGGGAAGACACAATCGCCCGAGCAGTTGATAAAGTTTGTTCACAGCGCGGGCATGTGATCGATGACTTGGTGCGTGCGGAAATTATTGTGCACTTGAAGCGCGATCTCCTGGGTTGGGGTGTGCTCCAGTCGTTGATTGATAATCCTGAGATTACTGATATCCACTGCTATAACTATCAAACTGTTGTGGTGCAGCGCGGTAAGGCCTGCGAAACTACAGGACTACACTGGCCGAGCCACGAATCATATTGCTCATTTATCGACCGCGTTTTGTTGCGCTTAGGTAAGAGCGTTTCTACCCAGCAACATACAGTTGACGCATCGTTCCCTGATGGCAAGCGTATCTGCGTAGTGCATGAAAGCGTTTGTAGTACGGGCGGTCCAATTTTAACAATGCGCGTACCACGTGTTCCAGAAACTACCTTAGAGAGTCTGGTTGCCTATCAGGTTGCTCCGCCGTTAATTGTAAACTATTTGGCTGCGCTCGTGCGTGCTTGCGAATTTACCTTTATGTTTGCTGGCGAAACTGGCACTGGTAAAACAACGATCATGCGTTGTCTGGGCACGCAGTTTAAGCCTGATGAGTCTGTAATTGGGGTTGAAGATACTCCAGAATTAAATTTCAGACACCCTTACTACCGCGGACTTGTCTCACGTACGGCTAATACGGAAGGTGTCGGAGAAGTTTCACTTTCAGAACATATTAAAACTACCTTGCGTCTTTGCCCATCGCGCGTGCTTTTGGGTGAAATGCGTACTCCTGAAGCTGCCGAGGCTTTTCTTGAGGCTGCGCAAACAGGTCACTGCGGAATGTCAACGGTGCATGCGCGAAATGCACGTGAAACACTGACACGACTAGAAAGTTTGCTTGGCCGTGCACAACGCGGGGTATCGATGGATATCATCCGTCAACAGATTGCCCTAGCGGTGGATGTCGTCTGTTGGATGACACGTGAAAAATCTTCGGGACGTGTGCGTCTTGCTGAAGTGATTGAGGTTGGACATTTTGTTGAAGGCAGTATTCAAGTCCGTCCGATGTTTAAGCTTGTCGAGGAAGGCGAAAATCCTAAGTGGCAAGTGCAATCATGGGCGAGTAACTATGATCACGTGCTTGAGCGTAACGGTATTTTCTTGGGCGATGCTCCAGAATTTTTATCGTTTTCACAGGCTCATGGCGGGTTCAACGAGGTTGCTGCAACACGATAG
- a CDS encoding type II secretion system F family protein, translating into MDLKIVIIALLAVSALIGVLLVILSVSAKKSRGGSGGSLAISESLRTLVASQREAQREGKDPQGKKNLAIAAAADGPETKRSALGSSANSLEKRLLYGRWIITPLQFRAIQVALTVALLVPATMYAAKTVWITVIIIVPALVSSFLDRSIKKVFNAFDKDYPVFLMQLVSLLKTGMSVMPAVDAAAKALPEDSLVRQEVALLLERLRLGMTEEQAINAFGEKVPHPEIELFVQSLLLSRRVGGTLSATLERLSKQVRRRQQFREKAIAAVGMERGSLLAIAFIMTLLLIYLSVSSPELILPAFKHKLGSAIFQTGLCLVFLGYYWSRKVTNIKV; encoded by the coding sequence ATGGATTTAAAGATTGTAATCATAGCTCTGCTAGCAGTCTCGGCATTAATTGGCGTGCTGCTTGTGATCTTAAGCGTCTCTGCAAAAAAGTCACGTGGTGGTTCAGGTGGAAGTCTTGCGATTTCTGAGTCATTAAGAACACTTGTTGCCTCCCAACGCGAAGCACAGCGAGAGGGGAAGGATCCCCAAGGCAAAAAAAACTTAGCAATTGCTGCAGCAGCTGACGGACCCGAAACAAAACGCAGCGCCCTGGGATCATCGGCAAATAGCTTAGAGAAGCGCTTACTCTACGGACGCTGGATTATTACTCCGCTGCAATTTAGGGCAATTCAAGTTGCGCTCACCGTGGCATTGTTGGTGCCGGCAACAATGTATGCGGCCAAAACAGTGTGGATTACAGTGATCATTATCGTGCCTGCGCTGGTATCTTCTTTTTTAGATCGATCAATTAAAAAAGTATTTAATGCTTTTGATAAGGATTACCCGGTTTTCTTAATGCAGCTTGTGAGTTTGCTCAAGACCGGAATGAGCGTGATGCCAGCAGTTGACGCGGCAGCCAAAGCTTTGCCTGAAGATTCACTAGTGCGCCAGGAAGTAGCGCTATTACTTGAACGACTACGTTTGGGTATGACCGAAGAACAGGCGATTAATGCTTTTGGGGAGAAAGTTCCACATCCTGAGATTGAACTTTTTGTGCAGAGCTTATTGCTCAGCCGTCGTGTCGGTGGAACTCTTTCTGCGACTTTGGAACGACTCTCCAAACAAGTTCGTCGCCGTCAACAATTTAGAGAAAAAGCGATTGCGGCTGTAGGTATGGAGCGCGGATCGCTACTAGCAATTGCCTTCATCATGACCTTGCTTTTAATTTATCTCTCTGTTTCTTCGCCGGAACTGATTCTGCCGGCGTTTAAACATAAGCTCGGTAGCGCAATTTTCCAAACTGGACTGTGTTTAGTGTTTTTAGGCTACTACTGGTCCAGAAAAGTAACGAATATTAAGGTTTAA
- a CDS encoding type II secretion system F family protein, whose product MDTTTIVVILASIMGIAGLGTIAYVTFAGAAQKKSDVRGLMGGQAVAGPGARRLANEEALEALAAKGPTRSKGKNQQDDLPTKLFKAGYYTPEDKRKFHLLRIISPIVFPIVTTGIMAAIGGNALMTSMGLLLGLFCGYILPLSMLDRKIRLRAEDVMYYLPLTIEQVSIGVSSSLDIGPCIAHILQMARERNSYNPVIEMFIHVEKLIRSGLNLEDALKEVSEIYGQNELKHAFMFLGQCARHGGEVSRQLQELADAVMVQREVQVEGRITALPVKATLPLVTVFAGFFAMLFAGLVVRLMTAFGGS is encoded by the coding sequence ATGGATACAACGACAATAGTTGTAATATTAGCGAGTATCATGGGCATTGCCGGTTTGGGCACGATTGCTTATGTGACTTTTGCTGGAGCTGCGCAAAAGAAGAGTGATGTGCGTGGATTAATGGGTGGTCAAGCAGTTGCTGGACCTGGTGCTCGGCGTCTGGCCAATGAAGAGGCACTGGAAGCCCTTGCGGCTAAAGGTCCTACGCGGTCAAAAGGTAAAAATCAGCAAGACGATTTGCCGACCAAACTTTTTAAGGCTGGCTATTATACTCCGGAAGATAAGCGTAAGTTTCACCTGCTGCGTATTATCTCTCCAATCGTTTTTCCAATTGTCACTACCGGAATAATGGCAGCGATTGGTGGCAATGCATTAATGACTTCAATGGGCTTACTCTTGGGGCTTTTTTGTGGCTATATTTTACCACTCTCAATGCTTGACCGCAAAATCCGCTTACGTGCTGAAGATGTGATGTACTATTTGCCTTTGACGATCGAACAAGTTTCAATCGGTGTTAGTAGTTCACTCGACATTGGACCATGTATTGCGCATATCTTGCAAATGGCGCGCGAACGTAATTCTTATAACCCCGTGATCGAGATGTTCATTCACGTGGAAAAACTGATTCGTAGTGGTTTGAACCTTGAAGATGCCTTGAAAGAAGTTTCCGAGATTTACGGGCAGAACGAGCTCAAGCACGCGTTTATGTTTTTAGGCCAATGCGCTCGCCATGGTGGTGAAGTTTCTAGACAATTGCAAGAACTTGCTGACGCTGTCATGGTGCAGCGCGAGGTTCAAGTTGAAGGACGTATTACAGCATTGCCGGTCAAAGCTACCTTGCCACTTGTGACAGTTTTTGCGGGATTCTTTGCCATGCTTTTTGCGGGGCTTGTAGTGCGTTTAATGACCGCCTTTGGTGGCAGTTAA